A window of Tautonia plasticadhaerens contains these coding sequences:
- a CDS encoding copper homeostasis protein CutC, producing the protein MPRSITVEICVEGLGSALAAGEGGADRVELCEDLAVGGVTPSAGAIEVACRRLAIPVQVLIRPRGGDFDYSEAEFEAMRLDIALARDRGASGVVLGVLRPDGRVDEPRNAALIREARPMSVTFHRAFDEVPDPMAALDTLIGLGVDRVLTSGRADSARSGVKTLRALVSRSAGRLAVLGGGRVTIEAIPDLIGAGLSEIHVGSAACRGGRTDPDLVRRIVSAARLEMRRAGEGGR; encoded by the coding sequence ATGCCCCGATCGATCACGGTCGAGATCTGCGTCGAGGGGCTCGGCTCCGCGCTGGCCGCCGGGGAAGGCGGGGCTGATCGCGTCGAGCTGTGCGAGGACCTCGCCGTCGGCGGGGTCACCCCCTCGGCCGGGGCGATCGAGGTCGCCTGCCGTCGGCTGGCGATCCCCGTCCAGGTGCTGATCCGCCCCCGGGGCGGCGACTTCGACTACTCCGAGGCCGAGTTCGAGGCCATGCGGCTGGATATCGCCCTCGCCCGGGATCGGGGCGCCTCGGGCGTCGTGCTCGGGGTCCTCCGGCCCGATGGCCGGGTCGACGAGCCCCGCAACGCCGCCCTGATCCGGGAGGCGAGGCCGATGAGCGTCACCTTCCACCGGGCCTTCGACGAGGTGCCGGACCCGATGGCGGCCCTCGACACCCTAATCGGCCTCGGCGTCGACCGAGTGTTGACCTCCGGCCGGGCGGACTCCGCCCGCTCGGGCGTCAAGACCCTCCGGGCGCTGGTCTCCCGGTCGGCCGGCCGGCTGGCCGTCCTGGGGGGCGGCCGCGTGACGATCGAGGCGATCCCCGACCTGATCGGCGCGGGCCTGTCCGAGATCCACGTCGGTTCCGCCGCCTGCCGGGGCGGCCGGACCGACCCGGACCTCGTCCGCCGGATCGTCTCCGCCGCCCGCCTCGAGATGCGAAGGGCCGGGGAGGGCGGGCGATGA
- a CDS encoding OprO/OprP family phosphate-selective porin, producing the protein MRLVSRPTLRWFALTLLAMASARAASAQGVGPPPAPTPGASGGAGADLADRVRRLEEMNLRLLEQYDAVLDREADRERRYEELETKYRSLLDRVDESVTPAAASVIPSARKPIPESESDPGEETFETPDAGRSYPDFAPGFEPPLLGRVGEGFELATPDEELSLGVRVLNQVDFKNFIPNDLDPAISGLYLPRTRFYFTGRLTRPIEYEVSVQRSVEGVIDLLDGFVNFNFNEGFQIKFGRSIVPYSFDWYDHLEPYFITPERSLFPLNFGLSRQAGLMAWGYLGEGRLEYAVGGFSGGSIGIADDNTTRDAVGYVNWRPFLTDERFPRLRYLNLGGSIAGGLTVRPEAERPIPLRTSIQSTENSREAAAASITFLDFEEDVRALGDRVQGTLHLAYYGGGWSIESEVQAGGFQYKKMGSPFQPRVPVIGYHVTAAYFLTGEEPPDRTLIVPLRPFDPLHGQYGPGAFEAFARISQIHLGEEVFAFDLADEDFWARDAYLTDVGFNWYVNRFVKFYVDWQHANFGSPVLVNIRDGDRSRHSDLFWIRCQIWF; encoded by the coding sequence GTGCGACTCGTGTCCCGGCCGACGCTCCGCTGGTTCGCCCTGACCCTACTCGCGATGGCGTCGGCGAGGGCGGCGTCCGCGCAGGGGGTCGGGCCTCCTCCCGCACCGACTCCCGGAGCATCGGGGGGGGCCGGGGCCGACCTCGCCGACCGGGTCCGTCGGCTGGAGGAGATGAACCTCCGGCTGCTGGAACAGTACGACGCGGTCCTCGACCGCGAGGCCGACCGGGAGCGGCGCTACGAGGAGTTGGAGACGAAGTACCGCTCGTTGCTCGATCGGGTCGACGAGTCGGTGACGCCCGCCGCGGCCTCCGTGATCCCCTCGGCCCGGAAGCCGATCCCCGAGTCGGAGTCGGATCCGGGGGAGGAGACCTTCGAGACGCCCGACGCCGGGCGATCCTACCCGGACTTCGCGCCGGGCTTCGAGCCGCCGCTGCTCGGCAGGGTCGGCGAGGGGTTCGAGCTGGCCACGCCGGACGAGGAGCTGAGCCTGGGCGTCCGGGTGCTCAATCAGGTCGACTTCAAGAATTTCATCCCGAATGACCTGGACCCGGCCATCAGCGGGCTCTACCTGCCCCGGACCCGGTTCTACTTCACGGGCAGGCTGACGCGGCCGATCGAGTACGAGGTGTCGGTGCAGCGGAGCGTCGAGGGGGTGATCGACCTGCTCGACGGCTTCGTGAACTTCAATTTCAACGAAGGGTTCCAGATCAAGTTCGGCCGGTCGATCGTGCCGTACAGCTTCGACTGGTACGACCACCTGGAGCCGTACTTCATCACCCCCGAGCGCTCGCTGTTCCCCCTGAACTTCGGCCTCTCCCGGCAGGCCGGGCTGATGGCCTGGGGATACCTGGGGGAGGGGAGGCTCGAATACGCCGTCGGCGGGTTCTCCGGCGGTTCGATCGGCATCGCGGACGACAACACGACGAGGGACGCCGTCGGCTACGTCAACTGGCGGCCCTTCCTGACCGACGAGCGGTTCCCCCGGCTCCGCTACCTGAACCTCGGCGGCTCGATCGCCGGAGGGCTCACCGTCAGGCCGGAGGCCGAGCGGCCGATCCCGCTGCGGACCTCGATCCAGTCGACCGAGAACAGCCGGGAGGCGGCGGCGGCGTCGATCACCTTCCTCGACTTCGAGGAGGACGTCCGGGCGCTCGGCGATCGCGTCCAGGGGACCCTGCACCTGGCCTACTACGGCGGCGGCTGGTCGATCGAGTCGGAGGTCCAGGCCGGCGGCTTCCAGTACAAGAAGATGGGATCGCCCTTCCAGCCCCGCGTGCCGGTGATCGGCTACCACGTCACCGCGGCCTACTTCCTGACCGGCGAGGAGCCCCCCGACCGCACCCTGATCGTCCCCCTCCGCCCCTTCGACCCGCTCCACGGCCAGTACGGGCCGGGGGCCTTCGAGGCGTTCGCCCGGATCAGCCAGATCCACCTCGGCGAGGAGGTCTTCGCCTTCGACCTGGCCGATGAGGACTTCTGGGCCCGGGACGCCTACCTCACCGACGTGGGCTTCAACTGGTACGTTAACCGCTTCGTGAAGTTCTACGTCGACTGGCAGCACGCCAACTTCGGCTCACCGGTGCTGGTGAACATCCGGGACGGCGACCGGAGCCGGCACAGCGACCTGTTCTGGATCCGCTGCCAGATCTGGTTCTGA
- a CDS encoding thiamine phosphate synthase, whose translation MRESFTAGAQRAIRRAGQLARSRGGGAVEPIDLLSALVEEGESRASALLAELGVRVEGLLPGAVEEAEIPGEDEDERDFPPHSHELRLALSDAASKARELDRSQGVGTEHLLVGLLAAGGPVADRLSRAGLRAEALMERIARSIAVDPGPIPMSEDIPAPELADPGEADDLARILDASANRAREGLRVVEDYARFVLDDPGLTRRLKDVRHRLGEGIRGLDVDRLLTSRDTPGDVGTHIMAADEGARSNARAVLVANFKRTAEALRSLEEYTKITDQWLSGRFEVLRYDVYTIEKRMMAAVVARQGLGGARLYVLVGGLPTLGDLTWVVEEAIAGGADVIQYREKGLPDRVILHRAREVRILTAQAGVRFIMNDRPDLARLASADGVHLGQEDVSVRDARRVVGPNALIGVSTHEPAQLEAAIRDGANYLGVGPVFPSETKAFDALAGLAYVRHAAEATNLPWFAIGGVDESNLDQLLDAGASRVAVSSAVVRAERPRAAASALKARLVEAAG comes from the coding sequence ATGCGGGAATCATTCACGGCCGGCGCCCAGCGGGCGATCCGGCGCGCCGGCCAGCTCGCCCGTTCCAGGGGTGGCGGGGCCGTCGAGCCGATCGACCTGCTCTCGGCCCTGGTCGAGGAGGGCGAGAGCCGGGCTTCGGCCCTGCTGGCCGAGCTGGGCGTGCGGGTCGAAGGGCTGCTCCCGGGGGCGGTCGAGGAGGCCGAGATCCCGGGCGAGGACGAGGACGAGAGGGACTTCCCTCCCCACTCTCACGAGCTGCGCCTCGCCCTGAGCGATGCGGCGTCGAAGGCCCGGGAGCTGGACCGCTCGCAGGGGGTCGGCACGGAGCACCTGCTCGTCGGCCTGCTCGCCGCGGGGGGGCCCGTGGCCGACCGGCTCTCCCGGGCCGGATTGCGCGCCGAGGCGTTGATGGAACGGATCGCCCGGTCGATCGCCGTCGACCCCGGCCCGATCCCGATGTCGGAAGACATCCCCGCCCCCGAGCTGGCCGACCCCGGCGAGGCCGACGACCTGGCCCGCATCCTCGACGCCTCGGCCAACCGCGCCCGGGAGGGGCTCCGGGTCGTGGAGGACTACGCCCGGTTCGTGCTGGACGACCCCGGGTTGACGAGACGCCTGAAGGACGTCCGGCACCGCCTCGGCGAGGGGATCCGGGGCCTCGACGTCGACCGGCTGCTCACCTCCCGGGACACCCCCGGCGACGTCGGCACCCACATCATGGCCGCCGACGAGGGGGCCCGCAGCAACGCCCGGGCCGTCCTCGTCGCCAACTTCAAGCGCACCGCCGAGGCTCTCCGGTCGCTGGAGGAGTACACCAAGATCACCGACCAGTGGCTCTCCGGCCGCTTCGAGGTGCTCCGATACGACGTGTACACGATCGAGAAGCGGATGATGGCCGCCGTCGTCGCCCGCCAGGGGCTCGGCGGGGCCCGGCTCTACGTCCTCGTGGGCGGCCTCCCCACGCTCGGGGACCTCACCTGGGTCGTCGAGGAGGCCATCGCCGGCGGCGCCGACGTGATCCAGTACCGCGAGAAGGGGCTCCCCGACCGGGTCATCCTCCATCGGGCGCGCGAGGTCCGCATCCTCACCGCGCAGGCCGGCGTCCGGTTCATCATGAACGACCGGCCGGATCTCGCCCGCCTCGCCTCGGCCGACGGCGTCCACCTCGGCCAGGAGGACGTGAGCGTCCGGGACGCCCGCCGGGTCGTCGGCCCGAACGCCCTGATCGGCGTCTCGACCCACGAGCCCGCCCAGCTGGAGGCCGCCATCCGGGACGGGGCGAACTACCTCGGCGTCGGCCCCGTCTTCCCCAGCGAGACGAAGGCGTTCGACGCCCTCGCCGGGCTGGCCTACGTCCGGCACGCCGCCGAGGCGACGAACCTGCCCTGGTTCGCGATCGGCGGCGTCGACGAATCGAACCTCGATCAGCTGCTCGACGCCGGCGCCTCCCGGGTCGCCGTCTCCTCGGCCGTCGTCCGGGCCGAGCGCCCCCGGGCCGCCGCCTCGGCCTTGAAGGCCCGGCTCGTCGAGGCGGCCGGCTGA
- a CDS encoding AMP nucleosidase has translation MKSKAEIVRDWLPRYTGRPIDGFGRYVLLTNFLQYVELFADRFGVEVAGRDRPMQSAVAEDLTILNFGMGSAMAATVMDLLSAVGPKAVLFLGKCGGLKKTRVGDFVLPIAAIRGEGTSNDYMPPEIPALPSFRLQRAVSSTIVKHNRDYWTGTVYTTNRRVWEHDAQFKAYLRKTRALGIDMETATVFIVGFVNHIPKGALLLVSDNPMTPEGVKSSRSDRSVSEKYVMPHLEIGIDALIELRDSGESVMHLKFE, from the coding sequence GTGAAGAGCAAGGCCGAGATCGTCCGGGACTGGCTGCCGCGCTACACCGGCCGGCCGATCGACGGCTTCGGGCGCTACGTCCTGCTGACGAACTTCCTGCAGTACGTCGAGCTGTTCGCCGACCGCTTCGGGGTCGAGGTGGCGGGCCGAGACCGGCCGATGCAGTCGGCGGTGGCCGAGGACCTGACGATCCTCAACTTCGGCATGGGCAGCGCGATGGCCGCTACGGTGATGGACCTGCTCTCGGCCGTCGGGCCCAAAGCGGTCCTCTTCCTGGGCAAGTGCGGGGGCCTGAAGAAGACCCGGGTCGGCGACTTCGTCCTGCCCATCGCCGCCATCCGGGGCGAGGGGACGAGCAACGACTACATGCCCCCCGAGATCCCCGCCCTGCCCTCGTTCCGGCTCCAGCGTGCCGTCTCCTCCACCATCGTCAAGCACAACCGGGATTACTGGACGGGCACGGTCTACACCACCAACCGCCGGGTCTGGGAGCACGACGCCCAGTTCAAGGCCTACCTGCGCAAGACCCGGGCCCTGGGGATCGACATGGAGACGGCCACGGTCTTCATCGTCGGCTTCGTCAACCACATCCCCAAGGGTGCCCTGCTGCTCGTCTCCGACAACCCGATGACCCCGGAGGGGGTGAAGTCCTCCCGGAGCGACCGGAGCGTGTCGGAGAAATACGTGATGCCCCACCTGGAGATCGGCATCGACGCCCTGATCGAGCTGCGGGACTCGGGGGAGTCGGTCATGCACCTCAAATTCGAGTGA
- a CDS encoding sulfatase family protein — protein MTNRTQAARRLLGAALVCLAAATAPGSTVGAGQQGRPNILFAIADDWGRDHAGAYGCTWVGTPAFDRVAREGVLFSNCFTSNPKCSPCRASILTGRNTWQLEEACNHFGLFPHKWPVYPDLLERAGYHVGYTGKGWGPGDFRAGGFDRNPAGPGYSEHLARPPHASMSNVDYARNFEAFLQDRGEGEPFCFWYGATEPHRAYEEGAGLRAGRDPESVTVPSYYPDNGTVRSDLLDYALEVEWFDAHLGRMIDHLESIGELEDTIIVVTSDHGMPFPRVKGQIYDDGFHLPLAVRWGAEASPGRVVEDFINVRDFAPTFLEAAGVEIPGSITGRSFLALLSSDGSGWVDESRNRMLVGKERHDLGRPLDAGYPVRAIRTPEYLYVHNFEPDRWPAGNPETSYPNVDNGPTKTLLASRFDDFYRLSFGKRPREELYVVSEDPDCVRNLARDPEHRAIKERLRDEMETALRAEGDPRMLGMGWIFDTYEYTGPRNHSYEAWLGHHR, from the coding sequence ATGACGAATCGAACCCAGGCGGCCCGACGACTCCTCGGCGCCGCCCTCGTTTGCCTCGCGGCGGCGACGGCCCCCGGCTCGACGGTCGGGGCCGGGCAGCAGGGCCGCCCGAACATCCTATTCGCCATCGCCGACGACTGGGGGCGGGACCACGCCGGGGCCTACGGCTGCACCTGGGTCGGGACCCCGGCGTTCGACCGGGTGGCCCGGGAGGGCGTCCTGTTCTCGAACTGCTTCACCTCGAACCCGAAGTGCTCCCCCTGCAGGGCCAGCATCCTGACCGGGCGGAACACCTGGCAGCTCGAGGAGGCCTGCAATCACTTCGGCCTCTTCCCGCACAAGTGGCCCGTCTACCCCGACCTGCTCGAACGGGCCGGTTACCACGTCGGCTACACCGGAAAGGGCTGGGGCCCCGGCGACTTCCGGGCGGGGGGCTTCGACCGCAACCCCGCGGGGCCCGGCTACAGCGAGCACCTCGCCCGACCGCCGCACGCCTCGATGTCGAACGTCGACTACGCCCGGAATTTCGAGGCATTCCTGCAGGACCGCGGGGAGGGGGAGCCGTTCTGCTTCTGGTACGGCGCCACCGAGCCGCACCGTGCCTATGAGGAGGGGGCCGGGCTCCGGGCCGGGCGGGACCCGGAGTCCGTCACCGTCCCCTCCTACTACCCCGACAACGGCACCGTCCGGAGCGACCTGCTCGACTACGCCCTGGAGGTCGAGTGGTTCGACGCGCACCTCGGGAGGATGATCGACCACCTCGAATCGATCGGCGAGCTTGAGGACACGATCATCGTCGTCACCTCGGACCACGGCATGCCCTTCCCCCGCGTGAAGGGGCAGATCTACGACGACGGGTTCCACCTGCCGCTGGCGGTGCGGTGGGGGGCGGAGGCCTCTCCCGGCCGGGTCGTGGAGGACTTCATCAACGTCCGGGATTTCGCGCCGACGTTCCTGGAGGCCGCTGGGGTCGAGATCCCCGGGTCGATCACCGGGAGGAGCTTCCTGGCACTCCTCTCCTCGGACGGCTCCGGCTGGGTCGACGAGTCGCGCAACCGGATGCTCGTCGGCAAGGAGCGGCACGACCTCGGCCGGCCCCTCGACGCCGGGTATCCCGTCCGGGCGATCCGGACGCCGGAATATCTCTACGTCCACAACTTCGAGCCCGACCGCTGGCCCGCCGGCAACCCCGAGACGAGCTACCCGAACGTCGACAACGGCCCGACCAAGACCCTGCTCGCCTCCCGGTTCGACGACTTTTACCGGCTCAGCTTCGGCAAGCGGCCGAGGGAGGAACTCTACGTCGTCTCCGAGGATCCCGACTGCGTCCGCAACCTCGCCCGGGATCCGGAACACCGGGCGATCAAGGAGCGATTGCGGGACGAGATGGAGACCGCCCTCCGGGCCGAGGGGGACCCCCGCATGCTCGGGATGGGGTGGATCTTCGACACGTACGAGTACACCGGCCCCCGCAACCACTCGTACGAGGCCTGGCTGGGGCATCACCGCTGA
- a CDS encoding phytoene desaturase family protein, with protein MPLTAVSLGRLGLPAPIAELAATRWDAVVVGAGHNGLACAAYLAGAGLKVLVAEARDRVGGACTIDEPWPGYRVSPCAYLLGLLHPRVIDELGLIARGLRWTPATAGLFVPFKDGASLQLWDDDERCRAEIRRLAPGDLDGFLAFSDVKRRLRDALRPDGDDDLWLDPSPSRDRIEDRLGDDDEARALLFDWSMVEYVERFFRSEYLQMAYLGQGVIGTNASPHDPGTASIHFHHQSGRLGGLPGAWGYVEGGMGMVSFLLCDAAREAGAVVASGLPVARILPGEGVELAGGDRIHASVVVSNADPKTTLRLIGNAAESSWRDRVGSIPMTGCTVKANVALRELPDFLARPGTDGPQHRGQVNLPLTKAQWAGSFASTRDGLLPDRLWAELYFQTTADPSVAPTGVQTMSVFAQYVPHAFAEGDWETRRGEVADLILGTLGRFCSNIPEAVIAIEVLGPPDIERRVGLSGGHIFQGECLPPFMWDRRLPSRTPMPGVYLCGAGTHPGGSVIAVNGRNAATCVLADRGQVV; from the coding sequence ATGCCCCTCACCGCAGTCTCCCTGGGCCGTCTCGGACTCCCGGCCCCGATCGCCGAACTGGCCGCGACCCGATGGGACGCCGTCGTCGTCGGCGCCGGCCACAACGGCCTGGCCTGCGCCGCCTACCTGGCGGGGGCGGGCCTGAAGGTGCTGGTGGCCGAGGCCCGGGACCGGGTCGGCGGCGCCTGCACGATCGACGAGCCCTGGCCCGGGTACCGGGTCTCTCCCTGCGCCTACCTGCTCGGCCTGCTGCACCCGAGGGTCATCGATGAGCTGGGGCTGATCGCCCGAGGCCTCCGGTGGACCCCCGCGACCGCCGGGCTGTTCGTCCCGTTCAAGGACGGCGCCAGCCTCCAGCTCTGGGACGACGACGAGCGTTGCCGGGCCGAGATCCGCCGCCTCGCCCCCGGGGACCTCGACGGCTTCCTCGCCTTCTCCGACGTGAAGCGGCGCCTCCGGGACGCCCTCCGGCCCGACGGCGACGACGACCTCTGGCTCGACCCGTCGCCTTCCCGGGATCGAATCGAGGACCGCCTGGGGGATGACGACGAGGCCCGGGCCTTGCTGTTCGACTGGTCGATGGTCGAGTACGTCGAGCGGTTCTTCCGTTCGGAATACCTCCAGATGGCCTACCTCGGCCAGGGAGTGATCGGCACGAACGCCAGCCCCCACGACCCGGGCACGGCGTCGATCCACTTCCACCACCAGTCCGGCCGTCTCGGCGGGCTGCCCGGCGCCTGGGGGTACGTCGAGGGGGGGATGGGCATGGTCTCGTTCCTACTCTGCGACGCCGCGAGGGAGGCGGGTGCCGTCGTCGCGAGCGGCCTCCCCGTGGCCCGGATCCTCCCGGGAGAGGGGGTGGAACTGGCGGGCGGGGATCGCATTCACGCGTCGGTGGTCGTCTCGAACGCTGATCCGAAGACCACCCTCCGATTGATCGGGAACGCCGCCGAGTCGTCCTGGCGCGACCGGGTCGGCTCGATCCCGATGACCGGCTGCACCGTGAAGGCGAACGTCGCCCTCCGGGAATTGCCCGACTTCCTGGCCAGGCCCGGCACCGACGGGCCCCAGCACCGGGGTCAGGTCAACCTGCCGCTGACCAAAGCGCAATGGGCCGGATCGTTCGCCTCGACGAGGGACGGCCTCTTACCCGATCGGCTCTGGGCCGAACTCTACTTCCAGACGACCGCCGACCCGAGCGTCGCCCCCACCGGGGTGCAGACGATGAGCGTCTTCGCCCAGTACGTGCCGCACGCCTTCGCCGAGGGCGACTGGGAGACTCGACGGGGCGAGGTCGCCGACCTGATCCTGGGCACCCTGGGCCGGTTCTGCTCGAACATCCCCGAGGCCGTGATCGCGATCGAGGTCCTCGGCCCGCCCGACATCGAGCGCCGGGTCGGGCTCTCGGGCGGCCACATCTTCCAGGGCGAATGCCTGCCGCCGTTCATGTGGGACCGGCGCCTGCCGAGCCGGACCCCCATGCCCGGAGTCTACCTCTGCGGCGCCGGCACGCATCCCGGCGGCAGCGTGATCGCCGTGAACGGCCGGAACGCGGCGACGTGCGTCCTGGCCGATCGCGGTCAGGTGGTGTAG